A region of Thermodesulfovibrionales bacterium DNA encodes the following proteins:
- a CDS encoding ISKra4 family transposase yields the protein GVIEAGCKSIIGSRLKQSGMEWTVKGANAIIALRCAMLSHRFEDFWESRAA from the coding sequence AGGCGTTATTGAGGCCGGTTGTAAAAGTATCATCGGCTCCCGCTTAAAACAATCCGGAATGGAGTGGACCGTAAAAGGTGCAAACGCCATTATCGCCCTCCGATGTGCCATGCTCTCGCATCGTTTTGAAGACTTCTGGGAATCCAGGGCTGCTTAA
- the lipA gene encoding lipoyl synthase — MRLPDWIRTKSLTGLHDTKQMLRTHRLSTVCEKARCPNIGSCFSKPTATFLILGPTCTRNCGFCSVESSPPQQPDRDEPRRVAMAAKELKLNYVVITSVTRDDLPEGGASHFAGTVKALRDHLPDAKVEVLTPDFRGDLSSLKIVLSSGPDVFNHNIETVSRLYSTVRPQADYERSLLVLRNARLFSPRIRTKSGIMVGMGETFDEVVTALKDIRSTGCDFITIGQYLRPSKKNLPVTEYVLPEVFDRYREEALSIGFQGVASFPLARSSMNAEEMFIKGDRGEGASIS, encoded by the coding sequence ATGAGACTGCCTGACTGGATAAGAACGAAGAGCCTTACGGGGCTTCACGATACTAAACAGATGCTCAGGACCCACAGACTTTCCACGGTCTGTGAGAAGGCCCGTTGTCCGAATATTGGGTCCTGTTTCTCAAAGCCGACCGCGACCTTTCTGATTCTTGGTCCGACATGCACGAGGAATTGCGGCTTCTGTTCAGTCGAATCTTCACCGCCTCAGCAGCCTGACCGTGACGAACCGCGAAGGGTCGCCATGGCAGCAAAGGAATTGAAACTGAACTATGTTGTTATCACGTCTGTTACTCGTGATGACCTTCCCGAGGGAGGAGCCTCACATTTTGCCGGGACAGTAAAGGCACTGAGGGACCATCTGCCTGATGCGAAGGTGGAGGTCTTGACGCCCGATTTCAGAGGCGATCTGTCTTCCCTGAAGATCGTGCTCTCTTCCGGTCCTGATGTGTTCAATCATAACATAGAGACCGTGTCACGCCTTTATTCCACGGTGAGGCCTCAGGCTGATTACGAGCGCTCTCTGCTGGTTCTGAGGAACGCCAGACTCTTCTCTCCTCGTATCCGGACCAAGTCAGGGATCATGGTCGGAATGGGCGAAACCTTTGATGAGGTTGTCACGGCACTGAAGGATATCCGCTCAACCGGCTGCGATTTCATAACAATAGGGCAGTACCTGAGGCCTTCGAAAAAGAACCTTCCCGTCACAGAATACGTGCTGCCCGAGGTTTTTGACCGTTACAGAGAAGAGGCGCTCAGCATCGGCTTTCAAGGGGTCGCCTCTTTTCCTCTTGCGAGGAGTTCCATGAACGCAGAGGAGATGTTCATAAAAGGAGACCGGGGAGAAGGAGCCTCCATCTCATAA
- the alaC gene encoding alanine transaminase has product MTEFSRIKRLPPYVFAIVNALKMEARRKGEDIIDLGMGNPDLPTPKHIVDKLCEAANNPKNHRYSASRGITQLRIAITEWYKRRYDVDLDPETEVVITIGAKEGLSHLAYATLGPGDVVMTPTPAYPIHPYSAILAGAEVRYIPTGKNYDFFEEMEKAFKSSWPKPKMLTINFPHNPTTECIELDFFRKVVAFAKEHDIFVVHDFAYADLNFDGYRAPSFLQAPGAKEVGVEFFSLTKSYSMAGWRVGFCCGNRELIGALTKIKSYLDYGMFQPIQIASIIALRGPQECVNEIRAIYESRRNALIKGLHKAGWNIEPPKATMFVWTEIPEPFKKMGSLEFSKFLIKEAGVAVSPGIGFGEGGDDFVRFALVENEHRIQQATRGIKRAIRGVDTRS; this is encoded by the coding sequence ATGACAGAATTCAGCAGGATTAAGAGGCTTCCTCCCTACGTTTTTGCGATCGTAAATGCCCTCAAGATGGAGGCAAGGAGAAAAGGCGAGGATATTATAGATCTCGGCATGGGGAATCCCGACCTCCCCACCCCAAAGCACATTGTGGACAAGCTCTGCGAGGCGGCAAACAATCCGAAAAACCACCGCTACTCTGCGTCAAGGGGCATAACGCAACTACGGATTGCAATCACCGAGTGGTATAAGAGGCGCTATGACGTAGATTTGGACCCAGAAACAGAGGTAGTTATTACCATTGGGGCAAAGGAGGGCCTGAGCCATCTTGCTTATGCAACCCTTGGCCCGGGTGATGTTGTTATGACGCCGACGCCTGCCTATCCCATCCATCCCTACAGCGCGATCCTTGCAGGCGCTGAGGTGAGGTACATCCCCACCGGGAAGAACTATGATTTTTTTGAAGAGATGGAGAAGGCCTTCAAATCATCCTGGCCCAAACCGAAGATGCTTACGATCAATTTCCCCCATAATCCTACGACGGAATGCATTGAACTCGATTTCTTCAGGAAGGTCGTCGCCTTCGCAAAGGAACACGATATCTTTGTGGTACATGACTTTGCCTATGCTGACCTGAACTTTGACGGATACAGGGCCCCGAGTTTCCTCCAGGCGCCGGGAGCAAAGGAGGTAGGGGTAGAATTCTTCTCCCTGACAAAGAGCTATTCCATGGCCGGATGGAGGGTTGGGTTCTGTTGCGGGAACAGAGAACTCATAGGAGCGCTTACAAAGATAAAAAGCTATCTTGATTACGGGATGTTCCAGCCCATACAGATCGCAAGCATTATCGCACTCAGGGGGCCCCAGGAGTGCGTCAATGAGATCAGGGCGATTTATGAATCTCGACGCAATGCCCTCATTAAAGGTCTCCACAAGGCGGGGTGGAACATCGAGCCGCCCAAGGCTACGATGTTTGTCTGGACCGAAATCCCTGAACCCTTCAAGAAGATGGGTTCTCTCGAGTTCAGCAAATTCCTGATAAAAGAGGCTGGGGTTGCCGTATCTCCCGGCATCGGTTTCGGGGAGGGCGGAGATGACTTTGTCAGATTTGCCCTCGTCGAGAATGAGCATAGGATACAACAGGCAACGCGGGGAATTAAGAGGGCGATACGTGGAGTCGATACTCGTAGTTGA
- a CDS encoding sigma-54 dependent transcriptional regulator, which translates to MESILVVEDKESMAEMLRETLEAAGYRTAIARDGVEGIRKVKDEKIDLVLTDLKLPRKNGMDLLTLVREINPMIPVIMMTAYGSVDLAVKAIKEGAFDFITKPFDTDHLLHLIRKAIENQRLITENTLLKEEFSSLIGMPQIIGKSDTLNEVAKKIQKVAPARTTVLLLGESGTGKELFARAIHCLSPRKDYPFVPINCAAIPQDLLESELFGYEKGAFTGAEMRKLGKFELADRGTVFLDEIGEMAVSLQAKILRIIQEGEIERVGGLKPMKVDVRIIAATNKELDKAVAEGKFREDLYYRLSVFPVVIPPLRERIDDIPLLVDFFVKKYCAETKAPVKSVSREALDKLVKYPWKGNVRELENAIERAVILCEGNMITADDISLPSSSGEAYLRTLPANGTLEETARAAVRVVETERIRKALLETKGNKSRAAETLDVSYKTLLTKIKEYGIE; encoded by the coding sequence GTGGAGTCGATACTCGTAGTTGAAGACAAGGAATCCATGGCTGAAATGTTAAGAGAGACGCTCGAGGCAGCCGGATACCGCACTGCAATTGCGCGGGACGGGGTCGAGGGGATCAGAAAGGTCAAAGACGAGAAGATCGACCTTGTCCTCACCGACCTTAAGCTCCCGAGAAAAAACGGCATGGATCTCCTCACATTGGTAAGAGAGATAAACCCTATGATCCCGGTGATCATGATGACCGCTTATGGTTCCGTAGATCTCGCGGTGAAGGCAATCAAGGAAGGGGCCTTCGATTTCATCACGAAGCCCTTTGACACCGACCACCTTCTCCATCTCATACGGAAGGCGATAGAAAACCAGCGTCTCATTACCGAGAACACCCTGCTGAAAGAGGAGTTCTCATCCCTCATCGGTATGCCGCAGATCATCGGGAAGAGCGACACGCTCAACGAGGTCGCGAAGAAGATCCAGAAGGTTGCTCCCGCGAGGACGACGGTCCTCCTTCTCGGTGAAAGCGGCACCGGCAAGGAGCTCTTTGCAAGGGCGATCCATTGTCTCAGCCCGAGGAAGGACTATCCCTTTGTTCCAATCAATTGTGCTGCCATACCGCAGGACCTTCTGGAATCAGAGCTCTTTGGCTACGAAAAGGGTGCATTTACCGGAGCCGAAATGAGGAAACTCGGCAAATTTGAACTTGCCGATAGAGGAACCGTATTTCTTGACGAGATCGGTGAGATGGCTGTTTCGCTCCAGGCAAAGATTCTGAGAATCATCCAGGAGGGCGAGATAGAGCGTGTCGGGGGGCTGAAACCGATGAAGGTTGATGTGCGGATTATCGCAGCCACCAACAAAGAGCTCGACAAGGCGGTGGCCGAAGGGAAATTCCGGGAAGACCTCTATTACAGGCTCAGTGTCTTCCCCGTCGTCATCCCGCCATTGAGAGAGCGAATTGATGATATCCCGTTGCTCGTCGATTTCTTCGTCAAGAAATATTGCGCTGAAACAAAGGCGCCGGTAAAAAGTGTTTCACGGGAGGCCCTCGATAAACTCGTGAAGTATCCCTGGAAGGGAAATGTGAGAGAACTCGAGAATGCCATCGAGCGGGCTGTGATCCTCTGTGAGGGGAATATGATAACCGCCGACGACATCTCCTTGCCGTCGTCCTCAGGAGAGGCCTACCTGCGCACCTTGCCTGCGAACGGGACACTGGAAGAGACGGCCCGGGCGGCAGTCAGGGTTGTTGAGACTGAGAGAATACGAAAGGCTTTGTTGGAAACAAAAGGGAACAAGAGCAGGGCCGCGGAAACCCTCGATGTGAGCTACAAGACCCTCCTGACGAAGATAAAGGAATACGGAATTGAGTGA
- a CDS encoding YebC/PmpR family DNA-binding transcriptional regulator, whose product MAGHSKWAQIKHKKAHTDAKRGRIFTGIVKEISVAARIGGGDPEGNPRLRTAIEKAKEVNMPHDNIKRAIMKGTGELPGTAYEEYTYEGYGPGGVAVLVEVLTDNKNRTVSEIRHIMSKNGGNLGESGCVAWMFEKRGYLLVDKSSADEDALMTVALDAGALDMKNDPKEDSYEVISRPEDLSSVKSAIEGAHLPVSLAEVTMLPKSYVVLDEKAAEQMMRLIESLEENEDVQNVYANFDIPDEVMTRTGK is encoded by the coding sequence ATGGCAGGACATTCTAAATGGGCACAGATCAAACATAAGAAGGCGCATACCGATGCAAAAAGGGGCAGGATATTCACGGGCATCGTGAAAGAGATATCCGTCGCTGCCAGGATCGGCGGCGGCGATCCAGAGGGGAACCCAAGACTCAGGACTGCTATAGAGAAGGCGAAAGAGGTCAATATGCCTCACGATAACATAAAGCGGGCTATTATGAAGGGTACCGGGGAGTTGCCGGGAACGGCCTACGAAGAGTACACCTACGAGGGATACGGCCCCGGCGGGGTCGCCGTCCTTGTCGAGGTGCTCACAGACAACAAAAACAGGACCGTTTCAGAGATACGCCATATTATGTCAAAAAATGGCGGCAATCTCGGCGAGTCCGGCTGTGTTGCCTGGATGTTCGAAAAGAGAGGGTACCTCCTTGTGGACAAGAGCTCGGCCGACGAAGATGCTCTCATGACTGTCGCTCTTGATGCCGGAGCCCTGGACATGAAGAATGACCCGAAGGAGGACAGCTACGAAGTTATCAGTCGTCCTGAAGATCTCAGCAGCGTAAAGAGTGCGATTGAAGGCGCTCACCTGCCGGTTTCCCTTGCCGAGGTGACAATGCTTCCGAAGAGCTACGTGGTGCTCGATGAAAAGGCTGCCGAGCAGATGATGAGGCTTATAGAGTCTCTGGAAGAGAACGAAGATGTCCAGAATGTCTATGCCAATTTTGATATCCCTGACGAAGTCATGACAAGAACCGGCAAGTAG
- a CDS encoding DUF502 domain-containing protein: MISIRSTVKRRFLAGLVVVVPGIITISAIVWLFRFVDGFLGPLYDSILGYHTAGLGFLSAVALIFIVGVISTNVFGKKMIGFAEQMFLKIPVFKGFYTAVKQLVDAFSPEDKSSFKEFVVVEYPRPGAFAFGFLTKECTIKSERSGLESCLRAVYIPTNNLYLGEIVLFREGDVFYTNISIEEGIKIILSGGIAAPAKIIEAQR, from the coding sequence ATGATCTCTATCCGAAGCACCGTAAAAAGGAGATTCCTTGCAGGGCTCGTGGTGGTAGTCCCCGGCATCATCACGATTTCCGCCATAGTCTGGCTCTTCAGATTCGTAGACGGCTTCCTCGGTCCCCTCTATGACAGTATTCTCGGCTATCACACCGCAGGTCTCGGGTTTCTATCGGCAGTGGCGCTCATATTTATTGTCGGCGTTATCTCTACAAACGTCTTCGGCAAGAAGATGATAGGCTTTGCGGAACAGATGTTCCTAAAGATCCCGGTATTCAAGGGTTTTTATACGGCAGTCAAGCAGCTCGTCGACGCCTTCTCCCCTGAAGACAAGAGTTCCTTCAAGGAATTTGTTGTAGTCGAATATCCGAGACCTGGCGCCTTCGCCTTTGGATTTCTCACAAAGGAATGCACGATCAAGTCGGAAAGAAGCGGCCTCGAGTCATGCCTCAGGGCCGTATATATTCCTACCAACAATCTCTACCTGGGCGAAATCGTGCTCTTCAGAGAAGGGGACGTTTTTTACACCAATATATCGATCGAGGAAGGTATCAAGATAATACTGTCCGGAGGTATCGCTGCTCCGGCGAAGATTATTGAGGCCCAGAGATGA
- the glmU gene encoding bifunctional UDP-N-acetylglucosamine diphosphorylase/glucosamine-1-phosphate N-acetyltransferase GlmU gives MRLACVVLAAGLGKRMKSPVPKVLHTLSGRPMLQYVLDAVARLKPERTVVVVGTFHKEIADAVEASGISFAHQREPRGTGDALMKARDALSGFRGTILVLNGDTPLITPDTLRGFLRRSQKNGDALSVLSFSAENPEAYGRIVRDDSGVALQIVEEKDATAEQKRIAEVNGGIYAISSEIMDLLSKISLNKAKGEYYLTDLFSIARQEKVKTGVYCSCPEDEMMGINTRAEMLRADRILQTRIVGRLVGRGVTFINPASVYIHSGVMIGSDTVIYPNVYLEGETKIGRGCVLYPNVRIAGSAIGDGSIIKDSSVIERSTVKQHAQIGPFAHLRPASVIGSHAKIGNFVEIKKSVVGAGTKASHLSYIGDAVIGKDVNIGAGTITCNYDGKQKHKTEIHDGVFIGSDTQLVAPVKVGRGAYVAAGSTVTKDVPPLSLAISRTMQKNIKDWAKKRMAQAERRQPGMKGQRGKGSRKGDD, from the coding sequence ATGAGACTTGCCTGCGTCGTTCTTGCTGCCGGCCTCGGAAAGAGGATGAAGTCTCCCGTACCCAAAGTCCTCCACACGCTCTCGGGAAGACCTATGCTCCAGTATGTCCTTGATGCCGTGGCCAGGCTGAAACCGGAAAGAACGGTCGTTGTTGTAGGAACGTTCCACAAGGAGATTGCCGACGCCGTCGAGGCTTCGGGCATTTCTTTCGCCCATCAGCGAGAACCGAGAGGGACAGGAGACGCACTCATGAAGGCCCGTGATGCCCTCAGTGGTTTTCGGGGTACCATTCTGGTCTTGAACGGTGATACCCCCCTGATTACCCCGGACACCCTGAGAGGGTTCCTGCGACGTTCCCAAAAGAACGGAGATGCGCTCTCGGTCCTGTCTTTCTCAGCAGAAAATCCTGAAGCCTATGGGAGGATTGTGAGGGACGATTCAGGCGTGGCCCTCCAGATTGTGGAGGAGAAGGATGCCACTGCCGAGCAGAAGAGGATTGCGGAAGTGAACGGCGGAATTTATGCCATCAGTTCGGAGATCATGGATCTTCTCTCGAAGATCAGCCTCAATAAGGCCAAGGGGGAATACTATCTCACTGACCTCTTCTCGATAGCCCGACAAGAGAAGGTGAAGACCGGCGTCTATTGTTCTTGCCCGGAAGACGAGATGATGGGGATAAACACAAGGGCAGAGATGCTCAGGGCAGACAGGATATTACAGACAAGGATCGTCGGCAGACTGGTCGGCAGAGGGGTAACATTTATTAATCCTGCATCGGTTTACATCCACTCGGGCGTAATGATCGGCAGCGATACGGTTATCTATCCCAATGTCTATCTTGAAGGAGAGACGAAGATCGGGCGGGGATGCGTTCTCTATCCCAACGTACGGATCGCCGGGAGCGCGATCGGAGACGGCTCGATCATAAAGGACTCCTCGGTCATAGAACGCTCTACGGTCAAACAGCATGCCCAAATCGGCCCTTTTGCTCATCTCCGCCCTGCATCGGTAATCGGTTCTCACGCAAAGATCGGCAACTTTGTCGAGATAAAGAAATCGGTAGTCGGCGCTGGGACCAAGGCCTCCCACCTGAGTTATATTGGCGACGCTGTCATCGGAAAGGACGTCAACATCGGCGCCGGGACAATCACCTGCAACTATGACGGAAAGCAGAAACACAAGACAGAGATCCATGATGGGGTCTTCATCGGCAGCGACACCCAGCTCGTTGCTCCTGTGAAAGTCGGCAGAGGGGCATACGTCGCAGCAGGTTCGACGGTAACAAAGGATGTCCCTCCTCTGTCGCTGGCAATAAGCAGGACCATGCAGAAGAATATCAAGGACTGGGCGAAGAAAAGGATGGCTCAAGCCGAACGTCGGCAACCGGGGATGAAGGGCCAAAGAGGGAAAGGATCGCGGAAGGGGGACGACTGA
- the glmS gene encoding glutamine--fructose-6-phosphate transaminase (isomerizing), which yields MCGIIGYTGRGDAISVVLDGLKRLEYRGYDSAGIAFFSEGTVQIKRCKGKVNDLSGLFERDRPMSATAIGHTRWATHGKPSEENAHPHRSHHIILVHNGIVENYIELKKVLIAEGYTFTSETDTEVLCHLIHKYSQGRSLEEAVRNALKDVRGAYALAVMSEKEEGKVVGVRKDSPLCVGLGDREYFIASDVPAFFSHSKKVMFLNDGEMAVLTNDGVIVTTISGAAVHKEMTAISWSPSMAEKGGYKHFMLKEIYEQPRALSDTMRGRFNAETGEVNLEEFCLTGELLKAVEKVFIVACGTSWHSSLIGKYMIEHITRVPVEADIASEFRYRTPIIKPGDLFIAITQSGETADTLAAQKEARRLGAKVLSICNVIGSSSAREADAVFYTHSGPEIGVASTKAFTSQIIGLYLFGIALGLAKNMIDRRSAGEMLRELLSIPDKVEQILARNDEIEAVAKDLFKAKDFIYLGRGIQFPVALEGALKLKEITYIHAEGYPGGEMKHGPIALIDEELPVVVLAPRDTLREKIVSNLQEVRSRGGKVVSLINPGDTEVHGLSDHCIPVPETNPFLASILLTIPLQLLSYHIGVLRGCDVDQPRNLAKSVTVE from the coding sequence ATGTGCGGAATAATCGGATATACGGGCAGGGGTGACGCCATCTCCGTCGTCCTTGACGGACTAAAGCGCCTTGAATACCGGGGATATGACTCTGCAGGGATAGCTTTCTTTTCAGAGGGAACCGTACAGATCAAGCGATGCAAGGGAAAGGTCAACGATCTCTCCGGTCTCTTCGAACGTGACAGGCCAATGAGCGCGACGGCCATAGGGCATACACGGTGGGCAACGCATGGAAAACCGTCAGAGGAGAATGCCCATCCTCACAGGTCCCATCACATCATTCTCGTCCACAACGGCATTGTGGAGAACTACATAGAGCTGAAAAAGGTCCTTATCGCCGAAGGATATACCTTCACATCGGAGACTGATACCGAAGTTTTGTGCCATCTCATTCATAAATACTCACAAGGCCGCTCTCTGGAGGAGGCCGTCAGGAACGCCCTGAAGGATGTCAGAGGCGCATATGCCCTCGCCGTGATGAGTGAAAAGGAGGAAGGGAAGGTTGTCGGGGTACGAAAAGACAGCCCCCTCTGCGTCGGTCTCGGCGACAGGGAGTATTTCATTGCTTCTGATGTGCCCGCTTTCTTCAGCCATTCAAAGAAAGTCATGTTCCTCAATGACGGAGAAATGGCTGTACTGACGAATGACGGCGTTATCGTGACAACGATCTCGGGCGCCGCTGTTCACAAGGAGATGACGGCGATCTCATGGAGCCCGTCAATGGCTGAGAAGGGCGGCTACAAGCACTTTATGCTGAAAGAGATCTATGAACAGCCGAGGGCCCTCTCAGACACCATGAGGGGAAGGTTCAATGCAGAGACGGGCGAAGTAAATCTCGAGGAGTTCTGTCTGACCGGAGAACTCCTCAAAGCGGTTGAGAAGGTATTCATCGTTGCCTGCGGCACTTCCTGGCACTCCTCATTGATCGGGAAATACATGATTGAACATATTACACGCGTACCGGTTGAGGCGGATATTGCATCGGAATTCAGGTACCGGACTCCCATCATAAAACCCGGGGATCTCTTCATAGCCATAACCCAGTCCGGAGAGACTGCAGACACCCTTGCAGCCCAGAAGGAGGCTAGGAGACTCGGGGCAAAGGTCTTGAGCATCTGCAACGTGATAGGCAGCTCCTCTGCACGGGAGGCCGATGCCGTATTCTACACCCACTCGGGCCCCGAGATAGGCGTCGCCTCCACAAAGGCCTTTACGTCACAAATTATCGGACTTTATCTCTTCGGGATCGCCCTGGGCCTGGCAAAGAATATGATCGACAGGAGAAGTGCCGGTGAGATGCTCCGTGAGCTCCTCAGCATTCCCGATAAAGTGGAACAGATCCTTGCGCGGAATGATGAGATCGAAGCAGTCGCAAAAGACCTCTTCAAGGCGAAGGATTTCATCTATCTCGGGAGGGGCATCCAGTTTCCCGTTGCCCTCGAAGGGGCCCTCAAGCTGAAAGAGATTACGTACATTCATGCCGAGGGGTACCCCGGAGGGGAGATGAAACACGGTCCCATAGCTCTCATAGACGAAGAACTTCCGGTGGTCGTTCTGGCGCCCAGGGATACTCTCCGTGAGAAGATCGTCTCGAACTTGCAGGAGGTCAGGAGCAGGGGTGGAAAGGTGGTATCATTGATCAACCCCGGTGATACGGAAGTGCACGGGCTTTCCGACCACTGTATACCGGTACCGGAAACAAACCCCTTCCTGGCGTCAATCCTGCTGACGATTCCGCTGCAGCTCCTCTCATACCATATCGGGGTTTTGAGGGGTTGCGACGTTGACCAGCCGAGGAACCTTGCGAAGAGCGTCACCGTTGAATAA
- a CDS encoding UvrD-helicase domain-containing protein: MSKDSLLEGLNPQQREALLHVEGPLLILAGAGSGKTKIISHKFAHLTKTKRLPYKSIFTVTFTNKAANEMRERIFALTGKDMNGSWIGTFHSQCCRILRKEIACLGYTPDFSIYDDDDHCNIIRHILREFSIHEALYRGVAARISSLKSSLMSPEEFLSAGDGFGFDEKLAKVYLRYQDELKRCNALDFDDLIGLTVKLFDKKPDILRKFQDEFQYILVDEFQDTNYAQYRLLKLLGSGHRNIAVVGDDDQSIYRFRGADVSNVFRFEKDFPGTKVIRLEQNYRSTQNILDVAGAVISKNPVRKKKKLWTGKGCGERVYHCWLSNEDEEARHIAKTTKEFYLKGVYEYKDIAVLYRVNVQSRAVEEALRDEGIPYRIVGGISFYQRKEVKDILAYMRLLINHNDNVSLRRIVNCPPRGIGATTLSKLEQEAKKRSTSFFDALRSAVSGTGKKSHDLLSRLEDFIKLIEELASKRYKTAADMLKEIVEKTGYRKFVDEEKIQNIDEFIASAAGASVKDFLEKVALLTSLDDSPKENAVSLMTLHSAKGLEFPVVFIVGLEEGVLPYFKAADDVDEINEERRLFYVGMTRAKDILWLTGAGRRRLYTRTQNQEPSRFLSDLPKECCQWIEKSARTHFTHSPRRDTDSPKRVFPYVTGCRVKHPKWGIGVVRDCYGDGEEQKVTVNFPQIGIKKLVLRFANLEKI, from the coding sequence ATGTCCAAGGATAGCTTACTAGAAGGTTTAAACCCCCAGCAACGAGAGGCCCTGCTCCATGTCGAAGGTCCTCTCCTCATCCTCGCCGGCGCAGGCAGCGGGAAAACCAAGATCATCTCCCACAAATTTGCTCACCTCACAAAGACAAAACGTCTCCCCTACAAGTCGATATTCACGGTGACCTTCACAAATAAAGCTGCCAACGAAATGAGAGAGCGGATTTTTGCCCTCACCGGCAAAGACATGAACGGCTCATGGATCGGGACCTTCCACTCCCAGTGCTGCAGGATATTGAGGAAAGAGATAGCATGTCTGGGGTACACCCCCGACTTTTCCATTTACGATGACGACGACCACTGCAACATCATTCGCCACATCCTGCGGGAATTCTCCATTCACGAGGCATTGTACCGCGGCGTCGCAGCACGCATAAGTTCACTGAAATCATCTCTCATGAGTCCAGAAGAGTTTCTCTCAGCCGGCGATGGTTTCGGTTTTGATGAAAAGCTCGCAAAGGTCTATCTCCGATACCAGGATGAATTGAAGAGATGCAATGCCCTTGACTTTGACGATCTCATCGGCCTTACCGTCAAGCTCTTTGATAAGAAACCTGATATCCTGAGGAAGTTTCAGGACGAATTTCAATACATCTTGGTCGACGAGTTTCAGGACACCAACTATGCCCAGTATAGACTGCTGAAACTGCTCGGTTCCGGCCATCGGAACATCGCCGTGGTAGGCGACGACGATCAAAGCATTTACCGATTTCGAGGCGCCGATGTATCGAACGTTTTCCGCTTCGAAAAGGACTTCCCGGGGACAAAGGTTATCCGTCTCGAGCAAAACTACCGCTCGACGCAAAACATCCTTGACGTGGCAGGGGCCGTCATCTCGAAAAACCCGGTCCGGAAGAAGAAGAAGCTCTGGACGGGCAAGGGGTGCGGAGAAAGGGTATACCACTGCTGGTTGAGCAACGAAGATGAAGAGGCCCGGCACATAGCTAAGACGACCAAGGAGTTCTACCTGAAGGGTGTCTATGAGTACAAGGACATTGCCGTGCTCTACCGGGTCAACGTCCAGTCCAGGGCCGTTGAAGAGGCCTTGAGAGACGAAGGGATTCCCTATCGGATTGTAGGCGGCATCAGTTTCTATCAACGGAAGGAAGTTAAAGATATCCTCGCCTATATGCGTCTTCTTATCAACCATAATGACAACGTCAGTCTGAGACGTATTGTCAACTGTCCTCCGCGAGGCATCGGCGCCACAACGCTATCAAAGCTGGAGCAGGAGGCAAAGAAACGGTCAACGAGTTTCTTCGACGCCCTGAGATCAGCGGTGAGCGGGACAGGAAAAAAATCCCACGACCTTTTGAGCAGACTTGAGGATTTCATAAAGCTCATCGAAGAACTCGCATCGAAAAGATATAAGACGGCCGCTGACATGCTGAAGGAGATTGTGGAGAAGACCGGTTACCGGAAGTTCGTTGATGAGGAGAAGATCCAGAATATCGATGAATTCATCGCTTCTGCGGCAGGCGCGAGCGTGAAGGATTTTCTCGAAAAGGTGGCCCTTCTGACAAGTCTTGATGACTCCCCGAAGGAGAATGCTGTTTCCCTCATGACCCTTCATTCGGCTAAGGGGCTCGAATTCCCCGTCGTCTTCATCGTCGGCCTCGAAGAAGGCGTGCTCCCCTATTTCAAGGCGGCCGACGATGTTGACGAGATCAACGAGGAGAGAAGACTCTTTTATGTCGGCATGACAAGAGCCAAGGATATCTTATGGCTCACCGGCGCAGGCAGAAGAAGGTTATATACAAGGACCCAGAATCAGGAACCTTCCCGTTTTCTCTCCGACCTTCCGAAAGAGTGCTGCCAATGGATAGAGAAATCCGCACGGACCCATTTTACCCATTCGCCGAGAAGGGACACCGATTCGCCGAAGCGCGTCTTCCCCTATGTGACAGGATGCAGGGTTAAACATCCCAAGTGGGGAATCGGTGTCGTAAGGGATTGTTACGGTGACGGAGAAGAACAGAAGGTTACCGTCAATTTCCCTCAGATAGGGATCAAGAAGCTCGTACTCAGATTTGCGAACCTCGAAAAGATATAG
- the gatC gene encoding Asp-tRNA(Asn)/Glu-tRNA(Gln) amidotransferase subunit GatC, producing MPIPVEHIAHLARLSLSEDEEKTFSQQIGSILEYVEKLNELDTSGIEPTSHVIEMKNVMREDMIWPSLPVDNALANAPDRSGNFYRVPKIIE from the coding sequence ATGCCGATACCCGTTGAACATATAGCGCACCTTGCAAGGCTTTCCCTTTCCGAAGATGAAGAGAAGACCTTTTCTCAGCAGATCGGCAGTATTCTCGAGTACGTGGAGAAACTCAATGAACTCGACACCTCGGGCATTGAGCCGACGTCCCATGTGATCGAAATGAAGAACGTCATGCGGGAAGATATGATCTGGCCTTCTCTTCCGGTAGACAATGCCCTCGCGAACGCCCCAGACAGGTCAGGCAACTTTTACCGGGTGCCGAAGATCATAGAATAG